The Lytechinus variegatus isolate NC3 chromosome 1, Lvar_3.0, whole genome shotgun sequence nucleotide sequence ACTGTTCTGATAGTCTGCATGATCCCCGGATACTCATTATCCACTACGTAGACTTTAAGTATTTCCAAAGTCTACGTAGCACGAGCGCCGTCTGAACAGTACGTAGTAATGACGCAGTAAGGACTTTCTTACGATCTACTAACAGCTCTAACAACGTAGCTTAGGGTGGTGGAACAGAAAGAACGAGTAACACCTCTCACCATCATGCGCGGCCGCCACGCATTTTCAGGTGTCACTATGTCCTATACATGGCAGTACAGTGGACATGGACAGAGTTGTTGCTACGTTCTTCCGGTGTCCTCTACGTCTATGCTACGTCAGTTGTTAGTAGGTCCTTACTGCGTCATTACTTTGCACTATTAAGACGGAAAGCCCGCTGCGTTCATGGACTTTGGAAATGTTCACAAAGTCCACGTAGCGGAAAATTGGTCTCCGGATATCATGCAGACCAAATGTCACGTCAACAACAGTTCTCTCTACGCTCTCACTAAGCAGTAGCAATCCTACTGCGTCATTGATATTTCCCTCTGACGCGGCGGGAACAGCATGACCGTAGCGTTGGTGTAATGAGTGTATCAAATAGACGAGATACAACAAGTCGCATATATCACTTCTGCGCGCAGAATAAACTAAGTGGGAACACCGCGCACGCAACATAAACTTCACAGTGACGTGGTGCGGACGTAGCACGCACGTGGAAATTTCAcatcttttgagaaaaataaacgACTTTGGCGCTAAGTCATATGTTTTCTTCTGAATTTCTACAACGTAGCGGGAACTTCATCAGGTGTAAAGGGGGCTTTAAATATAGCTATACATCTTAAATTTATATGTCTATATTCTTACATGAGCCTTTTAAATCGTCATCAGTCTTTCAATATGACAGCATGATATTTCCTGCATCTACCgtatgtttcttttttcaattatcATTTCCATGGCAACGTAAGCGTCAGCTCAATCAGTTGATCATGTAATATCCTTAGTCTTGTTATGTTGACTCAACTCTTAGCggtggtttttttttatcacacaTGCGCCGTAGATCGTGATTGTAGATCCAAAACAATGTATGACGCAGAAGACCACTTTAGTGCATTAGATTCGTCTCCTCTAGTCCATcagaagcaaaaaaatcaaaccaaagGGTAAGTCTTTCAAagtttggaaaataataaatgattcaCATTACTTTATGAATATTTGCCATATTTTGAGAGATATGGATATTTCTTGTATCTACTTTCAAACGTTGCTTGTAATGAATAGACGAATGCTAAAACATTAGCattccgtccctcggataggacgttcaatggaggccccgtgtagaggcgagtcaccacctttgcacgttaagaacccattgcactattcgtttaagagtagggggaaaccccggtgtagtggtccacctgcattccccccaatcagttatatcgggaggagagacctgcgggtcagtgattcagttcgcttttcgcctaccaggcacaggtgacgccaaacaaataataacaataataataataactaatcTGGTCCGCCGTGTCATTCTTTGATTTGGGTTTGTATTGCGGAcgcttaaacatgttaaacatgttaaaagtgGGACACAATGTCCCGTTTCATAAACACATGTTGCAataaaaaatgcacaatttatATAACAAATTCACTATCAGCCAATTAGATTgatggatttcagtagcttgtaactgttattccattttttaaattttaacaaGTTTAAAGAAACGGGCCCTTGATTTGAAACGATTTTCTTGAAAGTCAACACCTAATTAGCGAAATATCAGGTGACGAGATCTCATGTCTACATCCTTAAGAAGAGATGTGGCGAGATCTTGAGTCTCGTCACGTCTTCATCATTTAGAAAAAGTAGCGTAATGGGCCCCAAACCTGAGGGGGCAAGATATGGCGATTCAGGAGGAATgtataaaaagttgcgagcgagtgAAACCAGAGCGAGCAcaaatttctatattttttaactttaaaaaatcctattttgtgatagatttggaCATAACATTCAGACAATATTgtcatatttcactcttctctctttcattttccctcattttctctttttttttcttggacgtGAATTTGTATGGgggaaccccccccccgccatctGTACGCCAGAGATGTACGAAGAGATGATCAAGTGGCGGGATCTTGGGTCTCGATATGTTTACATTCTTTGGAACAAGTGATCAGAAAGATGAGAtaccggatctcgtcatgtctctACGTCCCCCAGGAGAGATCATTAGAAGACGAGATCTCGTTATCTGATCACGTTGGCTTTCCTGAGAGCAAGGATGCCGAAATACGTTTCCACGTGAAACGTTGCGTGAGTGCACAGAGAAACTTTAATTGCAAGCTAGGGACTTCAGTGATttcgtcatctcatcatcaccTAACGAGGACCAAGATGTTGTCATCCGGGTCACAGTCATATCTGCCTCAGAATGTAGACCTGACGAGATCCGATATCGTCTTCTggttatttgtttgtttgtttatttttttcaacaataataaattgacagaatatatttttacatttgataaTGATACTCAGTAGGAagtaaacataaacaaaatacgTTTGAAGCGCTAAGGGATGAAGAAAAGTcgagaaaatgatgatgatgtcgattgtgatgatgatgatgatgatgatgacgatgatgattatgaggatgatgataagtgatgatgatgaagatgatgacggctatgatgatgatgacgattatggtggtgatgatggtgatggtgctaatgatgatggtaatggtgatgatgatgatggtggcatgatgattacgatgagtgatgatgataataatgatgatgatgacaatgatgacgatgatggtgatgatgatgatgatggtgatgataatgatgacgatgatgatgatatcgatCGTGCTAAGCAATAATTGTATATTAACGGAACGTTCTCAAACCAATCCATTGTATGTTAATACAGAAAGTGAATGCATGCAACTACTatacttgatgatgatgatgatgatgatgatgatgataatgataataataatgataatgatgatactaataataactataataataaatacCTATACATTCTGGTACGTCATGATCCCACACAGGGTCTTGTAAACTCAACCCTTCAACACACGTGATCTCCCATGATCCAATCAGATCAAAGCCTTCAGAACAGTTGTATTTCAACTTTGACCCGAACTGAAAACTGTTTCCTGTTCTTGTGCTGTTTTCTGGGATACCCGGATCTTTGCATTTGGCAAATTCGGCTGGTtgagagagaaaacaaaaggTGTAAAAATCAATACAGGATTCGAACATGAAacaatattgtatttttcaGGATTGATTAAATTGAGAAATTATTCACCACGGGATGAAAATGATAAGGTTATGAAATGCataaataattaattattttcaataagCAGACCTAATTCGTACGTTTCTTTATTCTCAAACTACATATGGGccaacaatctttttttttggggggggtgaaaaTTTCGTCAATAAAGGGTGTGTACTTGTTTACATTGGGCTTATACAAGATATAAAAATAGTTAGAAATGTCAAGAccccagagagagagagggagagagaaatggGTTTAAATACTTACTATCGTATACTGTAAATATTGAAGATCCATGTGAACTACCACAGGCCTGGTTTTGGTTTTCCGAGCATTGACGATCGCACATCGAATTTTCTTCGGGTGATTCCGGAAGGGAAAGATCCGAGCGGCAGAAACATTTGTCGCCGTTGATGGCAGCATACCTCATATTGGCCTGGTCGCATTTAGATACACAGGCATCGACACTTTTGGCAGTACTCGAACCGGATTGGAGATTTGGTAAGTTGTAGCACCCTAAGTAGTTTGGCCCTGGTTGTGAATAATTAGAAAGAATTGAATTAGGCATAACTCCATACTTCCACTAATTGCCAAAAGCTTTTGTAGATGacatatgtttttaaaaaaattaccaaaCACACAAGCAGAGGAAGAAATAATGGGGAAAAGGGTCCATAAAAAGGATTAGCACAGTATATAGTTAGATGTGATTCAATAAGATTgaatgtaatttgaatgattttttcataatgtatatatatatatggcatTTAATCTTAAAATACAATCGAAAGGTTATAATGTCTCCCTAATTGAAAGAGCCATATCTATTTCATAGTTGGTTGGGGTAAATCTTCGAAGGAAAAGCATGTACTTAAACTGTCGGGTCCTCACATtgggaatgaaaaatatattgtttcagAGCGGTGTTTAGACAGAGGCAAAAGTCAATCCCTAAATCATCAGGGATTCCtgtattgaattgaaaaggCGTTTGACCGGTTCATCGGAAGTTGATTTATATCAAAGCATCATACACAGGGCCgggaaatataacaaaatataagcGTGTCACGTGATGCGCATCCAGCCAATCACGTCGATAGTTTCTACTTACGGTGGCAATTTACCCCAGCATCTTGGGAGTGTGGGCAAGCAGAACAGGgactttgaaaattacaatCCTGAAGTCGGAAGATATCTGATAAAAAGagtgaaaatgattatttcttGCTAATTAagattaaatttgaattatgtCCACAACATATAACTATAGCAATACATTATATAATactttatttgaaagcaatacCTTTTGTCGTCAAGATCAATGTTGCACTGTAATTTATGTAAACCCATGACGAAGCCTTTGTAACTAGCTGGGCCTAGGCAATATTAATATACATAGTAAGATGATTTctgtaatttcattattttctttgaaagcAATTTACTGATTGCCATCATGAGCAACGTATTatactctgaaaaaaaatgataattgaaaataatgtgTTCGGAAATCATGTCTTTCTATCCCATGACCCAGAAGAAAAATCATTCAGGTAGAACGTACCTtaatgatatgatatgatatgaaaaacAAATTGGTCTGACGCATTTTGACCAACAAATATTTTATGACcgttaaaaaaatcatcaaaattagTCTTATCTAAAACTGATGTGATGGTAAAACAGATCCtttcaatgaaagaaaattggCAGAGGGAGGTGGGAGAAAGGAAAGATATAGGCCTATGGAATAGATAAAGACAGTTTTTGAATAAGCATTTTGTGGTAGGGTCCATGGAATAAGTAATAATTTTATAACAAATTCTCAATACCATTACTGCAGTCGACATTAGTCATGACAACTACCCCTGTTCCAGGTCCATAGTAAGCATTGATGACCTCGCTTATAGCCCCAGGAAGACCAAGCTCTTTACAGACTGTGGAAGCATCTTTTAGGTTCCATCTCAAGCTAGATACAGTGCCCCACCCGTAGGAATCCGTGTATACCTCAACGCGACCGTTAAAGGCAGTTGTACCATCTACTAAACGAACACCTATATAAAGtagtaaaagaaataataaagcaGGGGTcgtggaacggttttgaaaTAGTGCGGTTTGTACAAATTTACTGGAAAGGGTGGGGCGAGAAGCCCCATCAGTTCTGCGTCCCCTGCATTCATTATGAATCTGTTATATGAGTGCtgttgaatatattttattcggattttagttttgttttgaaaacttctctcaaaaaagttttttgcccgtgttttttttttgtttaaaatgaaatggaaagagGAGTTTTGTTAAGTAGGGCTATACAAACCTGCATGTATATGCATAAAAAGtgatacattattttatttcagaatACTATCGATATTGAagataaagaaaacatattgagagaacaaaaaagaaatatagaagTTGGCTGCAAATGCGGATATACCTGATTTATTATAAAGAGAAACTTCAAACTGGAAACCGGTATCCGAACTACTGGCGTCACTTgtgaaattcatccacattacGTTAGCCGGAGAAAGAATAGTCGGGGGCGAATACCTCCCGGTTAGTCGGATAAGTTCTCTCCCAATACCATCTCCAAATGACAGGAAATCGCTGTTGCTTTCAAGGCTTAGAAAATGGAATTTGGCCAATATCCGACATCCGTCCGGCACAGTTATGTGATATGCAAAGTTCAAGTTGTTCGGATATTGATTCGGATAATTTGGTGATGTAAGGTTGATAGGTGTAGTATCCGTAAGATAGCGTCCTGAAACtgcacaaaagaaaacaaacaaaaatcaacgtGTCCAGCCTATAGAAGATAATTATGAAGCATTGAGATAGTGCTTGGTACAATGTTTCCAGCAACTTTGATCAggtgctcgagcattcaaggaattttttCCTACCTGGtgcccatttactacacctgggtggagagtagcAAATGTATAAACTCCTTGCCAAAGGACGAGAGtaccatggtgggattcgaaccccggaccttgttgTTCAAAGTCCgcagacttatccactgagccacatcACTTCTTTAATTTAGGCCatataattcatattattttatgCTTATGTTTCTTGGattcacaattttcttttaaatacatgtattaatgaCATACAGAAGGAAgcaagaataaaagaaagaaaaaaaactgactCATTCAGAGGGCAAGTTTGATTTTAGTATGATAAGCCTACCAGTTTGTGCTTTAGTAATGGTGCATGAAATTGCAGCAATGACGAACGTGAAAACCAATATATGGTGACATAGTTGACTGGCTGACTGGGCATACATGATGTATGTAAAATTGAGAGGAAATATCTGACTTCAAAAACCACGTTCAAGGAGAATTAGTGGACCTGAaagtgagaagaaaaaaaaataaaggaaacgtCGACAATATACTATTTTGGGATGATAACTACAATCATGTATAGGCACATTATGTATTCAATATCGGGATGTTGGAGAATATTATGATGtaatacaatataatataacaaaatgtaatacaatatacaagatattataatataataaaataggaGACATTTATCAAGCTTCGAGAATAACGCTAATTCCAAGTAACAATACAATTTCATAACTTAACATTGAGAAATTATTCCTTCATATGTCTCTATATATATCAAGGGGCAGTGTCGAGTTGAGCCATATGATATTTGAGGGAACAGAAAATGGCGTATGGTGGtaacttttgattatttttgcacaatcttgtgattttgtatgattgttgtttttgttatgtcacaccattttgaaaataaaaataaaaacttcaaaatataaaaaaaaaatcctaaaagATTGCAGGTGAACGAacatcaggggcctgttgcatacaaaattttacctgagaaaactccggtaaaaactgaaaactaaggctagtctgatttctgccattgactttaacacagggcaaaaaacctgagttttctcaggtaaaaagttttatgcaacaggcccctgaaaATTTTAAGAAATCTATCTTTcttagattttgacataatattcagaaagtaATATGTTGCTCcgtttcttttcttctttcgtTTTCCACTTCTTCGGGGGTTTTTCCCCTTAAGCGTCGGACTTTTAttggggcaagtgccccccaaACCCCATCTATACGCCGGTGTAAAAGGGCAAGGTCAATAACTAAAAAATGCGACCAACTACAAAGCAATTGATTATTAAAACGATATATTTTAGATTAAAAATCGCGGCGTCCGACCCAAATAGATTTTACAGTCCAGCATCTCTTCGTAGCGTAGTAAATTGTATCATAGCCATAATAGCGTTGGCTGTAGAATTGAGACGAAAGTGGAGACAAAATAATgagacaaaattagattttggcCTCGGTGCTTtcggaagggggagggggggggtcattaaTTACCTCTCCATGATTCTTGGAAAAATTCATTCACACCAgcctttaaaaataattttggttTAGTATATTCCTTTCCATCGCTCTCTATCTATCGTTGTTAATGTCTATCACAGGCATTGATGTttcttgaatataaaaaaatgccaaaGAATTTTCTAATGGAACCTCTTATTTACCTCACTTTGGAAATCATGAGATGTTTCCACTAAAAAGGAAGcgtttcgagaaaaaaaaatgcgtcCTGGGCAAcatcagacccccccccccctccctcgtCCTATGCCCTTCTCCCTTGATGCCAAAGCAATGACCTTCTCTTGTGTTGACGCGTTTTGATGTTACTTTATTTGTATCATAAATCATTCTATTCGACGAGACAAGTTTCCGAGTCTAGAACCAAGCACCTATACTTGCCTCAAAAGTATATGGcctgaagaagaagaagaaggaggaggaaaaaaggTTTCTCACGTGTCCGCCATCTCCTAACGAAATAAagtttaaatacaaattaactaacaaaattatttatcaaatatgAGCGGAAAATAcctatttctttgaaaaatatgtataaGTTTTGCATTCATTGTCCTTCATTAAAGGATATGATTTTGCAATAGttgaatcaatatttttttaacattttgtcatACGCAAAATGACTTTCtatgattttcatttctttatcatacgatatatattatgaaagctgctcgcatatgatatCACAAATCAATTTCTaagttttcagaaaataaagattttgttataatttcaGACGTTGGATTTGGGATCATGAACCAGTGGGACAGTTTTCTTAAAACACTCAAGAATGAATGGGGGTGTCTAATTCTAAACGGGTCGGGCGAGACATGTTGGCCCGTTTCatataaaacttgttacaataacaaagttgcaataacagttaaaagctagcgaaatccttcaatttgattggctgatggtaaatttgttCTAGAAATTTTGTGTTTGTTACTATTACAAGTCTTAATGAAACGGAACCCTGATTTGCAGTGTGTCACcttcctttttcatttcatgtgagattgtttgacAACTTAAATTCCCACTCCAGATAAAAGATttgaaagatgtttttttttctttatgggTTGGTCCTTTCAGGACGACCATGAAGATCTCGATGGGACGACGAAGATGTTCATCTTGCCTTTGGTGAAACAAATATGATCCATTTATGTAACTTCATGATCTAATATCAGGTCTGATTTATTCGGTGCACGGCATCGCTGGATGTAAAATACATGGTGCTATTATCGACTATGCATAATATCGAATATATACACTCTTgaaatagttgggcaaaaaacGTAAAACTTTTAACCAACCATGGGCAttatactgtccacacaactattggttaaaatctgcccaaattgAGAAATTAAAACTAATAGTTGGGTAATGAATTTGCTCGATTGGATAATAATTGTCctgaatgtatatatattttgccaacatatacactctaaaaacattgagtaaattttacccaatattgggtagaaagggaacatgcatgtttgctgggtatctTTTTCCCCcgtattgggctatttcaacgcagcATTgcgtaaaattcacaaaatattgggtatatTTTTACTCAACCAACacgcatgttcccattttacccaatattgggtaaatctgtttttagagtgtaaattacccaacacagtggacggTACGTTGCCTAACATTTCAAGTGTATAGTCGAAAAACACACAGAGGACTACTTAATCAAAAGATTGTTTAACTTACACCGCGAATATCGCACTGGTGTAGTTTTAACACCGTTACTTTTACAGTGTAGTGTTGTTTAACATTCCTTCGAAGGTCATACATGGCGgcagatgataatgatgacaaggAAAATAGATAAGATGGTATATGTTATTTAAAGGAAAATTTTCAACAACCCAGGACAACTCACTGCAAATTCTCTCTTTCAACTATATACACTTAAAAAGGTTTACCCAACAATTCGGTATAAAGAACAAATTTGTCGTTTGAATCACACTGAATTTCTGTTAAATTTTGAGGGGCTGAGGTGTAGGCCTACAAAGTTTAATACTGTTCTTTTTATAGTATTGCAAGTTGATCATTATTAAAAACGGACATTGTTGTCAATAATTATTGTTACTGTAACACTATAAAGTTTTAATGATGGTTGATAATATATTTGTAGTTATGGTAGCGTTCGATGGCGTATATATATACTAGTGTTACAGTCGAATAAAGATGACAAGACGATGATTATGCAGttccaatataatatatttattcaccCTTTCTTGAAGGTAGAAAGGATGTAATATTGATGAGAAGTATACAATGAAGAAACATAAATTACAGTATATGTGAAAGCTATAGGACTCCTTTGTTTACGGCCATGGGATGGGCCAGGAGAACAAACTGTATGATTTTATGCGGGGTGGAGCGGTCGCTCAATAACCCCAAAATCTATCTGAAATATCTATTTTGTACAACTGTATTTATACCCTGGACTTGGTATGACAATCACAATGTTTCTATGTTCTTGGACCAGTTGACTCATACTATTTCTGGGTAAGGAGGAAATGGGTGTGATAAGAAAGACCACAGTGAGtgagagtgggagagagagactgggagagagaaagagagaaccAAGTATGAAGGAGAAACCTTGAGTCCGTaatggtcattttcatggaAGAAACCTTGTGAGTGTGACGTAGTGATGAAGTGGACATAAACAAAGTAGTATTGGGTTAGTGAACCCTTTTGATTTTACAGTTCAACTAATATCTCttattttaaaacatatattATTTCTACTCTTACATTACTATGACCAAAAGTGACAATGTATGTGATTcgtgtgatattttttttattcatattttgttttatcattactattatcatttgtCATATTCCCCTCCTCTCACTttaaacaaattgtttatatGTATTATTTCAGTTCTATTACAAAAACCGCTTATAATCTTGACTATGTATTATCTTGGTATTCTACGGCTTTGAGATTTTGGGGGTATACCAGGCAAAATGTTTACTTTTGTTAAAATCTAAAATACATCTTGACAAAATTAATATggattttctttcatttttctttatccttTAAACCGTTTAggccccctaccccccccccctctctctctctctcgcacGGGCCTTTAAATACAGTACCTATCGATCATGTCTTGAGGGTGTCGCGAAGGAGAAACAAGAGTTTTCTTTACGTTTTCCAAGTTCCTCGACCCTTGACTTGACAGTATCTGGAATGTGACCTAGCTACCTTTTCATTCGTTCCTCAACCTTTACCCCGATCACATGtaaaatttaatttcatcttGGTTCGTCAGTTATTGACACAATGGGACACAATACGTCGTATTGGAGTATAAGCCTATATATTACAGGGGGCGACTAACCCTAAGATTAGTCTACTAGCGgacaaaaaaagggagaaagagaaaaaatggaggaaaacgAAAGAGAAGGAAGACATTGGACAATAAGGAAGAGTTTTGAGGAGTTTAACGTTAATTATCAtattatttaattgaaaagaaaatgaccgTTCGATTGTAATATGCCCCACCCCCACGTACCACCCCTCCTCCTCCCTTAGAAATATTCTGGCACCGCTCCTGCCGAAATATAATAATGGAAAGTGGGGGATAAAGCAGGAGAATCATAAGAGAAACAAAAACACAAGATGAATCAATAATTTTtgtatgaaaacaaattaataaaagaataTCGAGGATCTGATAATTGATAGgcgattttttttgggggggggtatgtcAGTTCTTCAATGATATTTTTGATACTCCTATAACTTGGTTATCAACATTCCTTTAAGAATCTCGACGATATAGAATGCGACCAAATATCAATCAAATATATTCCAAGAAAATGCGAGGTTTATCTTGATCCAGTAATCCCTTTCATGCTAatatctttttattatgcatcattttgttaaGGAGTCTATTGTAGGCCCTATACACGTTTGACCCAGCTCTTtgaatcgattttttttccgttGCCCTGAAAAATAACTAATAGCCTATCTAAcctttttatgttattttgtttcTCACAGCATATAAAGTGATATATCATCCAAAGCTAAGAATATTCGCACTTTTATATATCCagtccaaaaaaaaagaaagttagatTTTTTGCTGCGTTGGTCCTCTTGTGTTGGAGGGTATGTAATAATGGCTACGTAATCATAATCCTTTCCTGCTCCACTCGCTTGTTTAATCCCATCTCATTTTCagttgtctttctttctttcttttcttttcaggaCTTTGGATTCTAAGAAACATAGTGATGTGAGGGGCTATAGCCTCTCTCTGATTGGACCAATCTCTTGATTATTGACATGTGCTTGACAAAGATTATTGAAGCTAGcctttgtaaaaatattgtaCATTTTGACTGAGTGTAATTTGTGCAGTAACCGTGCAAGGTTTGATCACTGTCTTTTGGAACCCAGTTTATATGTAAGTCAATTTACTCCATTGAAGTTGTCAAGGATCTTATTGCGAATGTGCTTGTGAAATTCTATAGAGGATATGTCACAAACAAGCCCATAAACTATTTTAATCTTTTATGGAGTTTAATGTGACAATCGAGGGTTATCACTCCAAATTTCTTTTAtcggaaaaaaaatgacaaaacaagCAACAAAAGTTAAGGgtaaaaaaaagggtatcaTCGTGTAGTTACATGGTATCACTTAACGGAAATTAACAAAACGCAGTACAAGTACGGATTACCCTTTTCCTTCGTTTCTCAAAATTTCAGGGGGAGGCTGTACCATCATACCCCCACCTCCCCTGTACCGCCACTGCCTGCACTCAAGTTATAATTCCGGGACCCCGTTGCAAAAAAAGTTACTATTGTAGTAATTTGCATCGAATGGTAACTACCGTGGTAACACTGaccaacagccaatcaaaatcaaggattccatgcgagttaccattggatggcaaagttaccacaatgataacttttatgcaacgtgGTCCTGCTCCTAATAGATGTAATGAATTCGTGTGAACTGGGGTGTATCATATTTTGATAGCACATCTGCCGTCCGTGAGACTTCTAGCCAGTATACCTGTTTTAAATCCTACTACATTATTCGCGATAAGATTACGGGGGAAATATTCGCCTTTGTCAACAtacatttaaaatgaattgatgATATCCAAGGACCATCTATACCGTATATAATagtgttattttcaaaatggaatgttaaaacTCATTTAGGCGAACCGATACCATTAagcacacaaacac carries:
- the LOC121417615 gene encoding deleted in malignant brain tumors 1 protein-like, with the protein product MYAQSASQLCHHILVFTFVIAAISCTITKAQTVSGRYLTDTTPINLTSPNYPNQYPNNLNFAYHITVPDGCRILAKFHFLSLESNSDFLSFGDGIGRELIRLTGRYSPPTILSPANVMWMNFTSDASSSDTGFQFEVSLYNKSGVRLVDGTTAFNGRVEVYTDSYGWGTVSSLRWNLKDASTVCKELGLPGAISEVINAYYGPGTGVVVMTNVDCSNDIFRLQDCNFQSPCSACPHSQDAGVNCHRPNYLGCYNLPNLQSGSSTAKSVDACVSKCDQANMRYAAINGDKCFCRSDLSLPESPEENSMCDRQCSENQNQACGSSHGSSIFTVYDTEFAKCKDPGIPENSTRTGNSFQFGSKLKYNCSEGFDLIGSWEITCVEGLSLQDPVWDHDVPECIARIENTTQPTNTTALPQEELSNNDLLNILTIVLVVVFSFIFLVILLCCICRCRKKGRCKRKPKKMEMWY